In Mytilus trossulus isolate FHL-02 chromosome 6, PNRI_Mtr1.1.1.hap1, whole genome shotgun sequence, a single window of DNA contains:
- the LOC134722835 gene encoding carboxypeptidase B-like, with amino-acid sequence MGARKTSRMRLILTTLLLVLAFVDGVPVKKRRFDGNQVFRMFPKSHEEVKKILHLAKKYDADIWKLPRSANSNMDVHVDAKHLDQYSSDLESIGTDYTKWIDDVQKLIDRENKPVSQRRQLEDFDLAQYHSISEISQYLKEVAAASTRAQLHTAEWWISPAVVLYLINQLALNPSNNPAIDSIFEKFDWYLLPVVNPDGYEYSRTTERYWRKNRQTSSPGSCIGVDLNRNFGFKWNPAIDGSTDTCSEVYAGTKALTAPETAAVGKLMRDIHCHTIAYLDIHAYGQMWLWPWGYTADDLPSDLEDLKHYAKVGANAISNKYNTQFMIGGDATDLYPAAGGADDYAKGVAGIQYSYTVELRDEGNYGFELPANQIVPTGEEMLEGILAFAKEIFVREGL; translated from the exons ATGGGTGCTAGaaaaaccagcag AATGAGGTTAATTCTAACTACGTTGTTGTTAGTATTGGCTTTTGTAGATGGAGTGCCAGTGAAGAAGAGAAGATTCGATGG caATCAAGTTTTCCGTATGTTTCCGAAAAGTCACGAAGAAGTaaagaaaatattgcatctcgcaaaaaaatatgac gCAGATATTTGGAAGCTTCCGAGATCAGCAAATAGCAACATGGACGTACATGTGGATGCAAAACATTTAGACCAATACTCATCCGATTTGGAGTCAATAGGAACTGATTACACAAAATGGATCGATGATGTTCAAAA GCTAATCGATAGAGAGAATAAACCCGTTTCTCAACGAAGACAATTAGAAGATTTCGACTTGGCTCAGTATCATTCAATTTCTGAG atttcacaaTATTTGAAAGAGGTAGCTGCAGCTTCGACTCGTGCACAACTTCACACAGCTG AATGGTGGATATCTCCTGCAGTTGTTCTATACTTAATTAATCAG TTAGCTTTGAACCCAAGCAACAATCCTGCCATAGACAgtatttttgagaagtttgacTGGTACCTTCTACCTGTAGTTAACCCAGACGGTTATGAATATTCAAGGACAACc gAAAGGTATTGGAGAAAGAACAGACAAACATCATCCCCTGGTTCCTGCATTGGCGTAGACTTAAACAGAAACTTTGGATTTAAGTGGAACCCAG CGATTGATGGAAGTACTGATACTTGTTCGGAGGTTTATGCAGGTACCAAAGCATTAACTGCACCAGAAACAGCAGCTGTAGGAAAACTGATGCGTGATATTCATTGCCACACGATAGCATACCTCGACATTCATGCTTATGGACAAATGTGGTTATGGCCATGGGGATATACTGCTGATGATTTGCCATCTGATCTCGAAGATTTG AAACACTATGCTAAAGTAGGAGCAAATGCAATCAGCAACAAATATAATACTCAATTTATGATTGGTGGAGATGCTACAGACTTAT accCAGCTGCTGGAGGTGCAGATGACTATGCAAAAGGCGTGGCTGGTATACAAtattcctacactgttgaatTGAGAGACGAAGGAAATTACGGATTTGAGCTTCCGGCCAATCAAATAGTGCCCACTGGAGAGGAGATGTTAGAAGGCATACTGGCATTTgctaaagaaatatttgttcGTGAAGGCCTATAA